A window of Sphingomonas astaxanthinifaciens DSM 22298 genomic DNA:
CGGCAATGGCATCGAGGCCACCGCGCAAGGCTCGGTCGACATCGGCAACTGCGGTTCGGTGACGGCGCTGGGCCTCGTTCCCAGCGCGTCGGTCATCCCCGCCAGCGGGGTGCTCGCCAGCTCGACCGGCGGGGGTGACGTGACGGTCAGCTGCGGCGTCATCAACGTCGCCGGGACCGGCGTGTCGGCGACCTCCAACGGCGGCGACATTGCCGTCACGACGACATCGGTCACCTCGGGCGGCCGCGGCGTCGCGATCTCCACCAGCGGCACCGGCACGGTCACCACCAATCTCGGGCCGATCACCACGGCCTCGGCCAGCGGGATCGGCCTGTCGATCACCAACGGCACGGGTGCGGTCGATGCGGGCTACGGCAACATCACGACCAATGCCTTCGCTGATATCGGCGGGACGCCTTACGCCCTGCAGATCAATTCGGGCGGGACCGTGAACCTGCGCGGGACGGGCGCCACGCTGCGCACCAACGGCGCCGGGGTCACCGCCGCCATCGTCAACGGCGCTGGGATCACCGGCAACCTCGGCAACGTCACCACCACCGGCGCGGGCTCGGCGGGCGCGGTCATCACCTCGACCGCCCCGGTCAACCTCACCGTCGGCACGGTCAACACCACCGGCAATGCGCTGACGGTCAATGCCGGCGCCAACAACGTCACCCTCACCACCGGCGCGGTCACCGCGACGGAAGCGGGGGCGACCGGCACGGTCATCAATTCGACCGGCGCGGTGACCTTCACCGGCGGTCTCCAGCGCGCCAATGCGGCCGACGCGCTGCAGATCAACGGCGGGGCAGGGGCGATCAACGCCACCGTCGCGGGAGCCACCACCACCGGGGCGGGCGCCAACGGCGTCCAGATCACCGGCAGCGGAGCGGTGACCTTCAACAACACTGGCACGATCAGCACCTCGGGCGCAGGTTCGGCCGGTGTCACCATCACCGGCGTCACCACCGCGGCGGTGACCTGCGGCAACATCTCGACCACCGGCGCCAACTCGCCGGCGTTCGACCTTGCGGCCAATGGCAACACCAGCGTCACCTGCGGCACGATCAGCACCACCGGTGCGGCGTCCGACGGGATCAACATCACCAACGCCAGCGGCACCACCACGGTGACCGGCGGCACGACGACCGTCTCGGGCGCCGACTCGATCGCGATCGACGTCGCCACCCAAGGCACGGGTGCGGTCACGGTGAACACCGGCGTGGTCACCTCGACCGCGGCCAATGCCGCCGCGGTGCCGAGCTTCGCCGCGGTTCGGGTGGTCGGTGCGGGCGCGGCCCCGGTCACGGTCAATGCCACGGGCAATGTCTCGGCGACGGCCGGCTCGGCGATCTGGGCCCAGTCGGCGGGGACCGCGACGGTCAACGTCAACTCGGGCGTCACCGTCCAGGGCCCGACCGCGGTCACCCTCGGCGGCGCCACCGGCAACACCCTAGTCATCAACGGCACCATCCGCAGCACGACCTCGGCCACCACGCCGGCCTATGTCCTCGCCGGGGCCGGTCCCCTCACCCTGACGCTTGGGTCGACCGGGTCGATCCAGGGTCCGCTGACCTTCACCGCGGGCAATGACATCTTCAACAATGCCGCGGTCTACACCCAGTCGGGGACGATCGACTTCCTCGCCGGCAACGACACCTTCAACAACAGCGGCACCTTCAACCACGCCGGCATCGTCCAGTTCGGGGCGGGCGCCGACGTGCTCAACAACAGTGGCCGCCTCAACCTCAGCTCGGCCGCGGCGTTCGAATTCGGCGCCGATGCCGACGTCTTCAACAACACGGGGACGCTGGCGCTGGTGAACGGGGCGCAGAGCCTCGCCAATCTCGAGCTGTTCAACAACAATGGCGGTCTGATCGACCTGCGCGACGGCGCCGCCAATGACGTGCTGACCATCCCCGGCAACTACGCCGCGACCGGCACGGCGCGCTTCGGCATCGACGTGGTCGGCGCCGGGCTCGTCAACACCGCCGACCGGCTGGTCATCGGTGGCACCACCAGCGGGACCACCACGGTGCTCGCCAATTACGTCAACCCGGTGGTCGATCCGACCGGCGCGCTGATCGTCGATTCGACCGGCAACAACATCGCTTCGGGCGCCTTCGTCCTTGGCGGTGCGACCAGCGCCGGGCTGATCAACTTCGGGCTCGAGACCCGCGGCGGCGACGTCTACCTGGTCTCCAACCTGAACGCCATCGGCTTCGACCAGCTGTTCGTGAACCGCATGGGCAGCGACATCTGGTACCAGTCGGCCGAGGCCTACCAGGCCTATGCCATGAGCCGCCGGGTCGACTACGGGAACGAGCGCAAGCATCCGCTCGGCATCTGGGGTCAGCTCTACGGCTCGCGTGACCGCTACGGCGATCGCAACCGGCAGGTGACCGCCTTCGGGACCAGCTTCACCACCAACAACCGCTTCGAGGCGCATCGCCGCGGGGCGCAGGTCGGGCTCGACGTCGGCTTCTCCAACTTCATCGTCGGCGCGACCGCCGGCTATGAACATGCCAAGGGCGATTCCGACCTCGGTACCGACATCGACGTCGAGGGCTACAACTACGGTGCCTATGCCCAGTTCGGGGCCAAGCAGGGCCTCTACGCCGGCCTGCTGTTCAAGCGCGACAATTACGACGTCCGCATCGTCAACAGCAGCGTCGGGGCCGGGCTCGTCCGTCCCGAAGGCAAGAGCACCGGTCTCGACGGCGAGGTCGGCTTCCGCTTCGGCAATCCGGGCGGGCTGAACTTCGATCTCGGTGCGGGCCTCAGCTACGTCCGCAGCAAGATCGACGACTACAGCTTCGGCAACGTGCTGTTCGACAACGACCGCTACAAGAGCACCCGTGGCCGCCTCCAGGCGCGGGCGACCTTCGCGGGCACGATCGCACCGTTCGTCGACGCCAAGCTCTTCCACGAGTTCGGCAAGGCCAATGACCTGACCCTCGTCTCGGGCAGGTCGGTCACCACGCTCGACGACGCCAAGCGCGGCACCTGGGCGCGGCTTGAGGCCGGCATCGGCGGCGGCGTTGGCGGCGGCCCGCTGCTGTCGGGCTGGGTCGACCTCGGCGACACCCGTGGCTGGGGCATCCGCGGCGGCTTCCGCTTCTAAGCGGGACCGTCCGGTCCAAACGAAGAAGGGCGCCAGGAGCAATCCTGGCGCCCTTTCTCGTGGCCGCTCGGTCGGATGCCCGGGCTCAGGGGGCCCAGTGAATGTCGATCGGCTGCTCGGCCTCGGCCAGCAGGCGCCCGATCGGAAGCCGGCTCGACTGGCCGTCGGAGATCGCCTGCTCGAGCAATTCCTTCTTTTCCTCGCCCTGGATCGTGATGATCAGTGTGCGCGCCGACAGCAGGGCGGCGCGGGTCAGCGTCACGCGCGCGACCGGTGCTTCGGCCGGGAGCGGATCGGGGCGCACGCCGACGGCGCGGCGGGCATTGGGGGCGTCGAGCGCCTTCTGCATGTCGGGGCCGGCGAAGATCGAGGCGGTATGCCCGTCCGCACCCATTCCCAGCCAGACGAGATCGGGCGGCCACGGCAGGTCCTGCAGCCGCGCATCGGCGATATTCCCGGCCGCGTCGACATCGTCATTCTCGCCGCCGATCGGGATCACCCGGGCGCCCGCGCGCATGAAGCGCTGCGCCAGCATTCGCGCGTTGCTGAGCTCGTGGTCGACCGCCACCAGCCGCTCGTCGGTCGGGATGATGGTGACCTTCTTCCACGGCCGCTTGGCTGCGACCAGCTTGTCGAAGATCGGCAGCGGGGTCTTGCCGCCGGGCAGCGCCAGCAGCGAAGCGTCGCGCGCGTCGATCGCGCTGTCGATGATGAAGCCCACGTCCCCGGCGACGGCCTCGGCCATCTCCTCGACGCTGTCATATTCCCACCATTCGGCTTCGATCATCACACACTCCCGGAGTTGCGGCCCGCAATCCACTTCCCGCCGAAGCGGGTCAAGCGCCCTTATCCCGCGAAGCGGGGGGTGCGCGACCAGATTGGAAGATGGTGACCCCTACGGGACTCGAACCCGTGTTTCAGCCGTGAAAGGGCCGCGTCCTAACCACTAGACGAAGGGGCCATGCTTGAAGCCGGGCGCTGCCTAGGCGAGGCGAGCGGAACGGTCAAGCGAGTGCGGCATCCTCGAGATGCAGTTCGGCCTTGTCGCCCCCGTTCCACGTGTCGCGGTGGACCGTTCCGGCCAGCCACAGTTTCTGGTCACCCGACATCGACAGCAAGGCCGCGCCCAGCGGGGTGTCGGCCGCGCGGAAGGCGATCCACTTGAACCGCGCCCCGTCGGCCCCGAGCGCGAGCCCGCGGACATGACCGTTCCCGACCACGCCGACCCCCATCAGCCGCGCCTCGCCCGCCGCCACCCGCGGCTGCGGCCAGCCGACGCCATAGGGTCCGGCCGCGTCGAGCGCGTCGCACAGGCCCCCCGCGAC
This region includes:
- the pgl gene encoding 6-phosphogluconolactonase; translated protein: MIEAEWWEYDSVEEMAEAVAGDVGFIIDSAIDARDASLLALPGGKTPLPIFDKLVAAKRPWKKVTIIPTDERLVAVDHELSNARMLAQRFMRAGARVIPIGGENDDVDAAGNIADARLQDLPWPPDLVWLGMGADGHTASIFAGPDMQKALDAPNARRAVGVRPDPLPAEAPVARVTLTRAALLSARTLIITIQGEEKKELLEQAISDGQSSRLPIGRLLAEAEQPIDIHWAP